The genomic segment AAGCGGCGCTGATCGGGCTGACCCGTGCCCTTGCCAAGGAGGCAGGCCCCTCCGGCGTCCGGGTCAACTGCATCTCCCCCGGAGTCATCGCCACAGACATGAACGGCCATTTATCCCCGGAGGAACTGCAAGCCCTGGCGGAGGAGACTCCCCTGGGCAGGCTCGGCACCCCGGAGGAGGTGGCACAGGCGGCGGCATTCCTTGCCTCGGAGCAAGCCGCCTTCATCACCGGGCAGGTGCTGGGGGTCAACGGGGGCTTTCTGATCTGATTCAAAAAAATCAGACAAATTCCGGCAGATGCCTATAAAATTTCCGCAAAAACCGCTTGAATTTTTGTGTGGATTGTGCTATACTAACATCACAGGACGACCGTCCGAAAAATCCGGTGCGCCACGCTCCGTCAAAAGTGGCAGCTGACTTCACGAAGTACAGCTTTGGAGCAAACGATGAAAAAGAGAACAATCTTTGCACTGCTCGCAGCATCGGCGGCGGTTGCCGCAGGGGCAGCGTATGTGCTCTCCAGGAAAAAACATGGCTGCTGCTGCGATTACGATGCAGGAGATCTGGAAGACGACTGCGATTGCTGCAACTGCGAACTGGACGGAGACTGCCCGGTAGAGGATCTGGACGACGCAGAAATGCCGGCAGTGGACGTGGACGATGCTGAAACCGGCGAGACTGCGGAAGCCCCTGCGGAGAATGCACCGGCAGAGGATGCTGACAAAAGCGCAGACAAGACTGAGGCATGACCCAGGGCGGACGGCACAAGCGATGCCGTCCGCTTTCTTTTCCCCCTTCGGCAAACAACCCCTCTGAGGATGTCCTCTGATTTTCCGAAAAAACCCTTGAAATACACATATATTTCTACATGCTTTCTATGCAATCTGACGAAAAAAACCTTTCCGTTTCCCAATGCGGGATTGCCCTTGACTTTTTGTCGAAAAAATAGTATGATAGAAACAAAATAAATTCAGGGAAACACCGCACAAAGATTGTGCAGTGTTGCCGCAGGGTGATGCTGCTGCATGACCCCGTGGGACGAGCCGCATTCTGCGGCTCACCTTCTATTCTTAAAAAGGAGGAAATGCAATGCTGTCAGATGCGAACAAATTTTCAAAAGAGGGACTGACCTTTGACGATGTGCTGCTGATCCCCGGCGAGTCCGATGTGACCCCCAACATGATCCAGCTGGGCACCACCCTGGCAGGCAAGGTCAAGCTCAAGACCCCCATTATGACCTCTGCCATGGACACCGTTACCGAGTCCAAAATGGCGATCGCCATTGCCAGAGAGGGCGGTATCGGCATCATCCACAAGAACATGAGCATCGAAAAGCAGGCGGACGAGGTGGACAAGGTCAAGCGCAGTGAAAACGGCGTAATCGTCAACCCCTTCTCCCTGACCGAGAATCACTTTGTGTACGATGCGGACGAGCTGATGGGCAAGTACAAGATCTCCGGTGTGCCCATCGTGGACAACGAGGGCAAGCTGGTGGGCATCATCACCAACCGGGATATGCGATTCATGACCGATTTCAACACCCGGATCGCCGACGTGATGACCAAGGACAACCTGGTGACCGCCCCAGTAGGCACCACCTTGCAGGAGGCACAGGAGATTCTCCGTGCCCACAAGATCGAAAAGCTGCCCCTGGTGGATCAGGACGGCTACCTGAAGGGTCTGATTACCATCAAGGACATTGAAAAATCCGTCCAGTACCCCAACTCCGCAAGGGACGAGCGGGGCAGACTGCTGTGCGGCGCTGCCATCGGCGTGACCGCTGACATTCTGGATCGTGCCAAGGCGCTGATCGATGCCCAGGTGGATGTGCTGGTGCTGGATTCCGCCCACGGTCACAGCGCCAACATCATGCGCTGCGTGAAGATGGTAAAGGAAGCCTTCCCGGATACTCCGGTCATCGCCGGCAATATCGCCACTGCGGAGGCTGCGGAAGCGCTTATCCAGGCTGGCGCAGATGCCCTCAAGGTGGGCATCGGCCCCGGCTCCATCTGCACCACCCGTGTGGTTGCAGGCATCGGCGTGCCCCAGATCACCGCTGTGTACGATGTCGCATGCGTGGCTGAAAAGTACGGCATTCCCGTCATCGCTGACGGCGGCATCAAGTACTCCGGCGACATCGTCAAGGCACTGGCTGCCGGCGCAAATGTGGTTATGCTGGGCAGTCTGCTGGCAGGCTGCGAGGAAGCACCCGGCGCAACGGAAATCTTCCAGGGCAGACAGTTCAAGGTATACCGTGGCATGGGCAGTCTGGGCGCCATGGAGTGCGGCTCCAAGGATCGCTACTTCCAGGAGGGCGCAAAGAAGCTGGTTCCCGAAGGGGTCGAGGGTCGTGTACCCTACAAGGGCGTGGTGGCTGACACCATCTTCCAGCTATGCGGCGGCATCCGCTCCGGCATGGGCTACTGCGGCTGCAAGGACATCCCCACCCTCCACGAAAAGGCAAAGTTTGTCCGGATCACCGGTGCTGGTCTGAAGGAGAGCCACCCCCACGATATTTATATCACCAAGGAAGCCCCCAACTATTCTGCACAGATCTGACGCATTGCATATAGCATTCCGCTCCGCATGGATTTCATGCGGAGCTTTTTTGTGCCGCCCCTTCCGGATGCTTTTTCGAGAAACAGAAAAAAATTATCGATATTCGATAATTTTCTATTGACAAATGATAATTCCCGTGTTATACTGTTCTCAACGAAAGGGAAAGATTCCCGAAAGGAACGGTGATTGTATGAAATGGACCCCGACCGCATCCCTGCGGCTCACCACCATCCTCAACTGGGTGGCTCTGGGGGTGGTGACATTCCTTATGTTCTTCATTCCCGTCATGGCAAAGTGGTACGACGATGTGTCCCTGGCGCCCCCCATCTTCCTGCCCCTGTGCATCTGCCTGTACCTGTCCGCCGGACTGGGACTGACCGCCCTGCTGTCCCTGGCACGGCTGCTGCACAATCTGAACCGGAACCGGATCTTCGTGGCGCAGAACGTGACCTGTCTGCGGCTCATCTCCTGGTGCTGCTTCGGGGTGGCACTGGTATTCCTGGTGCTTGCCTGGTTCCGCTCCCTGGGACTGCTGGTGGCATTCGCCGCCGCATTCTTCGGACTGATCCTCCGGGTGCTGAAAAACGTGTTCGCCCGGGCGGTGGCGCTCCAGGACGAAGCCGACTACACCATTTAAGGAGGGATCCCCATGCCCATTGTGGTAAATCTGGACGTGATGATGGCAAAGCGGAAGATCTCCTCCAGTCAGCTGGCGGAGCAGATCGATCTGACCCCTGCCAATCTGTCCATTCTCAAAAACAACAAAGCCAAGGCGATGCGGTTTTCCACCCTTGCCCGGATCTGCAAGGCACTGGATTGCCAGCCCAGCGACATCTTAGAGTACATTCCAGAGGAGGAGGATACACATGACTGAGCAGAATCCCGATCTCCGGATCCCCGAACCTGTTCCGGATCCAAAACCGGACGAAGCCCCGGCACCGGATGCTGCAGCCACCCCGGATCCCGCTGCCCAATCTGGCGAACAAACGTTCGTATACGCCGGTCTGCCCCGGATTCCAGCGCATTTCACCCGTAGTCAGAAGCTCCTGGCGTTTTGCTGTCCCCTTGCTGGCTTCGGCGTTCTCCGCTACATGATTCTCCACGCCCTGGGATTGCCCGCCACCCTGGTGTGCTGGGGCGTGCTGACCCTGGGTATCCTGTTTCTCAAGCGCACCCCCCGGATCCGCTTCACCTGGAGCCACCGGTGCATGGCGGCGGTGCTGTACCTGTTCCCCTTGCTTTTCTGCATCAGCGACAACAAGACGATGACCGGGCTGTGCGCACTGTATGAGCTGGCAGGCATCCCCTTCTTCTTTTACCATGTGGCATCCGGCGAGGCTGCCCTGCCCCGGTGCCTGCCCCTGGCGCTGTACAAGGCGCTGCTGGATTACCCCGGACAGAACAATCTCATGTTCCCTGCCATCCGGCAATGCCTGCAAAAGCGGAAGCTGAGCCGGAACGCCCTGTATGTGCTGGGCGGACTGCTGCTGGGACTGCCCCTCACCCTGCTGGTATATGCACTGCTGCTGTCTGTGGATCAGAACATGGGCATCCTCACCGACTGGATCCGGGCGGACTGGTACCGGAACCTGATGATCTACCTGGTGCAGCTCCTGCTGGGGCTTCCCATCGGCATGTTCCTGTACAACAGCCTGTACAACAACGCCACCCGGCGGAACATACGTTCGCTGCGGCAGTCCGACTGCACCCGGATCTTGGAGGGCATGCGGATTGCGCCGGGCATGCTCCTGTACGCCATCATGACCCCGGTATGCTTTGTGTATGCGGTGTACATCGGCTTACAGGCAAGCTACCTGTTTTCCGGCTTTGCCGGCACCCTGCCGGAGGGGTTCAGCTACGCCGGCTATGCCCGCAGCGGCTTTTTCGAGCTGTGCTTTCTGTCGGTGCTGAATTTTCTGCTGATCGCCCTGCTGTTCCTCACATGCCGCCGACAGGGGGACGCAAGGCCGCTTCCCCTGCGGATCTACAGCAGCATCCTGTGCGTTATCACCCTGCTGCTGATCGCCACATCGGAAAGCAAAATGTGCCTGTACATCTCGGAAATGGGTCTGACCCCCAAGCGGGTGTATACCGCCTGGTTCATGCTGTTTCTGGCACTGGTGTTCCTGATGCTACTGCTCCGGCAGTTCCGCCCCCGGTTCCATCTGGCACGGGGCGTGCTGGTGACGGGCACCCTGATGCTGGGTCTGCTGGCATTCTCCCTGCCGGACGCCTGGATCGCAGCCTACAATCTGAACGCATACAAAGCCGGAAAGCTGCCCCAGCTGCACATTTCGGATTTTGTAGATCTGTCCGACGATGCCTATCTGTTGTATCCGGATTACCGGCAGCAGCTGGAGGAAATGAGTCCCTCCGTCTATGAGATCCATCTGACACGCCGGTGGGAGAAGGATGCAAAGGATCCCTTCCGGCAGTATAATTACGCCACCTGGCGGTTTATGAAGCGGTATCTGCCTTAACTTGTGACCGTTTTCCTTTGCGTTGTTTTTATGCTCTGCGTGCTAAGCACATGCTTTGCTGTTTTGCTTTTTGTGGCCGTTTTCTTTTTGCGTTTTCTTATACTCTGCGTGCTCCACCCACGCAGTACGGGTTTACCGCTGTGCGAGCGACAACCGTACTCTCTTTTCCACAACCCTCCCCTCTCTTGTGGAGAACAAATGTTCTCTGATGGTTTCCACGATTTCAGCCGTCAAATTTCATCCCTTTGCGTTTTGTGCAGCATCATGGGAATNNNNNNNNNNNNNNNNNNNNNNNNNNNNNNNNNNNNNNNNNNNNNNNNNNNNNNNNNNNNNNNNNNNNNNNNNNNNNNNNNNNNNNNNNNNNNNNNNNNNNNNNNNNNNNNNNNNNNNNNNNNNNNNNNNNNNNNNNNNNNNNNNNNNNNNNNNNNNNNNNNNNNNNNNNNNNNNNNNNNNNNNNNNNNNNNNNNNNNNNNNNNNNNNNNNNNNNNNNNNNNNNNNNNNNNNNNNNNNNNNNNNNNNNNNNNNNNNNNNNNNNNNNNNNNNNNNNNTGGGTGGAGCACGCAGAGCATAAAGAAACGCACACAAACGAATGGTCGCTCAGAAAGGTAAACCGGCAAAGCGTAACCCCAAAAAAACGGGACGATCTCCATCGTCCCGTTTACTTATGATATTTCCCCCCTGCCTGGATCTGAAACGCCCGGTACAGTTGCTCCAACAGCATCACCCGTGCCAACTGATGGGGGAAGGTCATCTCCGACATGGACAGCCGCAGATCCGCCCGCCGCTTGATCCGCTCCGCCAGCCCGAAGGAGCTGCCGATCACCAGGGTCACCGTGCCCTGCCCCTGTACCCCCAGCCGGGTCAGCAGCCCTGCAAACGCCTCACTTTTCTGCTGCTTCCCCTCAATGCACAGGGCGATCACATATCCGGCGCATGCCTTCTCAATGGCACTCGCCTCCGCCTCCAGAGCCTGGGCGATCTCCTTCTCCCCCGGATTCTCCGGCAGCCGTGCCTCCTCCAGTTCCAGAATCTGCAATTTCGCAAATCTGCCGATCCGCTTTGCATACTCTGCACAAGCCTCCCGCAGGTACTGCTCCTTCAGCTTGCCCACCGTCACCAGCCGCACCTGCATCATCTCAGAACACCACCATTCTTCCTGTGGTTTCCACCGGCGCCACCTCCAGCAGGTAGTCCCCGTTCCGGCGGAACTGCCCCAGCGCCTGCTCCACGGTCTGCTCCGCCAGTGCCGGGGTGTTGTTCTCCTGACTCAGATGCCCCAGGATCAGCCGGGTGGTGCCTGCCGCCACCAGTGCCGCCGCCAGCGCACCGCTGTCCGGGTTGGACAGATGCCCCCGCTCCGAAGCGATCCGCTGCTTGAGATAGCCGGGATAGGGCCCGTTTGCCAGCATCCGGGGATCGTAGTTTGCCTCCAGCAGCACCAGATCACAGCCCAGCAGCGCCTGATGCACCGTGGGGGTCACATGCCCCAGATCCGTACACACGGCGCAGGTACGCCCGTCTCCGGTACGAATCCGGTAGCCGCAGCTCTGCACCGTGTCGTGGGGGATGTCAAAGGCGGTCAGCTCCGCATCCCCGGCGGTCACCGCCCCCTCCATCACCTGTGCCGGACAGCCCGGTGCCAGATGCTCCCCGGCAATGAGCTTTTCCAGGGTCTGCGCCTGGGCATACACCGGCACCTTCAGCCGCTTGGTCACCATCCGCAGCCCCTTGATATGGTCGGAATGGTCGTGGGTGATGAAGATCCCCCGGATGGCACTCTCCGGAATGCCGCAGTCTCCCAGTGCCTGCATCAGCCGCTTGCAGGATACCCCTGCATCGATCAGCACGCCCCCATGGGGAGAGCCAACAAAGCTGGCATTGCCCTTGCTGGAGCTGAACAGGGGGTAGATCCTTGCCATATGTATACATCCTCTCAAAACAAAGAGGCAGAAAGCCCCTCGCTTTTTGCCCCTTCTCCCGGTTACATGGCCTTCTTGACCGATACCCCCGGAAAGCTCTTTTTCACAATGTCTGCGCCCAGCTTTTGCAGCTTCTGCTCCATGCAGGCGTAGCCCCGCTCTATGTGGTAAATGTCCTCGATCTCCGTAACGCCGGTTGCCGCCAGCCCGGCGATAATCAGCGCCGCCCCGGCTCTCAGGTCGCATGCCTTCACCGGTGCGCCCATCAGCTTGCCGGTGCCCTCGATGACTGCCACCTTGCCGTCCACGGAGATATCCGCACCCATGCGCCGCAGCTCGTCCACATACCGGAACCGCTGCTCCCAGACCCCCTCCTTCACGATGCTGGTGCCCTCTGCCAGGCACAGCAGGGTGGTGATCTGGGGCTGCATATCCGTGGGGAAGCCCGGGTGGGGCATGGTCTGGATGCTGGTTTTCACCAAGGGCCCGTCCACCCATACCCGGACGCTGTCGTCAAATTCCTCAATGTTGACCCCGATCTTCTCCAGCTTGTTGGTGATCGGTTCCAGATGCTTGGGAGTCACGTTCTTGATGAGCACATCCCCCTTGGTGGCTGCGGCAGCGATCATAAAGGTGCCCGCCTCGATCTGATCCGGGATCACCGCATAGGTGGTGCTGTGGAGATGCCCCACGCCCCGGATCTTGATGACATCCGTGCCGGCGCCCATAATGTCCGCACCCATGGAATTGAGGAAATTGGCGAGATCCACAATGTGAGGCTCCTTGGCAGCGTTCTCGATCACCGTCAGCCCCTCTGCCCGGACAGCCGCCAGAATGGCGTTCATGGTTGCCCCCACGGACACCACATCCAGATAGATCTGACTGCCCCGGAGCCGGTCTGCGGTCACATCCACCATGCCGTGGTCAATGGTACACTTGGCACCCAGTGCGGTGAACGCCTTCAGATGCTGGTCAATGGGACGATCCCCCAGGGGACATCCCCCCGGCATGGACACCCGTGCCCGGTGGTACTTGCCCAGCAGCGCCCCCAGGAAGTAGTAGGAGGCACGCATCTGCCGTGCGCTTTCGTAGGGAACGCAGCAGTTCAGGATCCCTCTGGGGTCGATCCGGTAGGTGGTCTCGTTGAGCATATCCACCTGCGCCCCCATCTCGTACAGGATCCGCAGACTAATGGAAACATCACTGATATTGGGTACATTTTCGATGACGCATGGCTCGTCCGCCAGGATCACCGCCGGAAGGATCGCAACCGCCGCATTCTTGGCACCGCTGATTTCCACTTCTCCCATCAGCTTGCGTCCGCCCTTGATGATAAATTTATCCAAACCTTTTCTCTCCTTATTTTTTCCCCGTCGGTTGTCCCCGGCGGCGAAAACCGCTTTGCTGCCGGCACTCTTTTTTTCTGCCTGCTGAATCTCTTTTGTTCTGTTTCTATTTCAGTATACCCTGCCTCTGCCGGGTTATCCGGTTACTGGGCGTGGTATTCCGTTACCTTCATGCTCTCGATGGTTACCTGCTCCTTGGGCTTGCTCTTGGAATCCACCGCCACATCGTTGATCTTCTTGCAGATATCCAGTCCCTCGATGACCTGACCGAACACGGTGTAGTCCCCGTCCAGATAGGGCTGACCCCCATGCTCATAGTACATCTGCTTCACCTGGTCGGAATAGGTCTTGCCGTATGCCTTCAGCTGCTCAAAGGTCTGCTCCGTCACCGTGTCCCCGGTGACGATATAGAACTGGCTGTTGTTCAGCTTGTCGGATGCCACCGCATAGGCAAGCGCCCCTTCAAAGTGGCACAGCTTGCTGGAGATCTCCTGCTTGAAGCCGGTGCCCCACATGGATTCGCCCCCGGTGCCGTTGCCCTTGGGATCGCCTCCCTGGATCACGAAATCCTTCACCACCCGGTGGAAGATCAGCTCATCGTAATACTTCTGCTCCACAAGACCCAGGAAGTTTTCCACCGCCTTGGGGCATTCCTCCGCAAACAGGCGGATCTTCACCGTGCCGTAGTCCTTGATGTTCAGCTCGACGATCTTTTCCCCCTCTGCGGGCATGTCGTAGTTGATGATCTTTTCCTCGGACAGGCTTGCTTCCTTCTTGCCGCAGCCGGTCACGCCGCCTGCCAGCATAACGCCGCACAGCAGCATGCTGACAACTCTGCGCCATGTCACTCTATATTTCATAAGGCACCTCTCAATTCTCGGATGGGAGCCTGCATGCAGACCACCCCATAATTCACCATATTAACTTTATCATTATACAACATTCTCGCGCATTTGTAAAGGCATCCGGCACGATTTCTTCATTTTTGGAGAAAATGACGGACAATCGTCAACTCTTTTATATTGTGATTCTTCCCGAAAAACTGCTGTTTATGAAAAAAACAGCACCGTGCATGCTCTGCACGATGCTGTGAAGCCATATGGCTTTACCGGTGTCTGCCGCCGCCGCCATGGCTGCTGCCCCCGGAGGAATGGTGACTGCTGCCGCCACCGCTGCGGCTGCCGCCGCCCCCGGAGGAAGTTTCGATCTTGGTTTTTGTGGTGTATTCCCGCAGGAAGGTGTCCGTCTGGACATCCATCTTCACCTTGTTGTGGCACACATAGGTGGTGGGCGACGGTGCCGCCTTGAACTTGTACTGACTCTTGATGCAGAAGTATACCACCAGCGCCACGCCGGCCCCCACGATGCTGGCAATGAAGATCCACCAGCCCCACTTGAAGGGCAGCCGATCCGCTTCAATGAGCTTGCCGTTGTCGTCCAGATACAAATAGGTTTTCGAGCCGGAATTATAGGTATAGTACCCCTTGGGCACGCCCTGATTCTTGTATTGCACCAGTTGCTGGCAGAACTGCTCCACCACCCGTGGGTAATCCCCGGCCACCAGTGCGCTGTGCATGGCTACCAGCATATCGTCAACCCGGTTGCTGTCATCGCTGTTGGTGTAATAGAACTGCCCCATGCCGCAGGTGGAAATGTAGTCGTACTGGGTGGAGTTGTTCACCACCAGCAGCACGCCGTCCGTGTTCACCCCGTATTCCTGGTTGAACAGCTCATCATAAGCATCGTCCGCATAGCGTTCCACCGCCGAATCACCGGAGAAGGGCGTTTCCTCCCCCACGATCACCACCGCCACATACATTTGCAGCTCCTCGGCAGTGTCCCGGATCTTCTGGGTCAGCTCCGCTGCCTCATCCTCCGGCAGATTGCCCTCCACGTCATACAGACCGCAGTTATCCTTGTGGATGGGATATGCGTGATCTGCGTCCTTGCTGCTCAATGCGGCAGCCGGCATGGTCAGCAGCAGGGTCATGCATACCAGGCACAGTACGCTTACAATTTGTTTCCAGTGTCTCATGCCAGCAGATACCCCCCGAACAATGTAATCAGCGCCACAAATACGCCTACCCCGGCGCAGAATGCCGCCAGCTTCCCCTTACTGAGGGGCGGCGTGCCTGCCTGCTTGCCGGTCTGCCCGTTGATGGCGAATTCGTACACCTTATCCTCAAACTTGAAGGTGGCAAACCACACGGGCAGCAGCATATACTGCCAGTCCGTCCGCAGCACATTCATAGAGGAGCTGGTAACGCTGAGGGCGTTGTAGCCCTTGATGGTGCTCCGGATCTGCCGATCCGCCCCCTGAATGGCACGGTTCCGGATCCTGGGGAACACCCCTGCCTTGTCCACGTCATATTTGTCCGCATAAAAGCCGCTGAGGTAGGACATGGAGAAGGGCTGTACCTCCTCATAGTTAAAGGGCTCGATGGCCTCCATTAGCTGATCCTCGATCTTGCTGGAGCCGTCTGCCGGGATCCCGTCCAGTCCCACCTGTCCCATACGCCGCACAGCAAACTCCTTGGTGTTGGTGTACCGGTAATCCCCGGAGCGCCAGGTTTTCACCTGCTTGCCGATGGCGTTCAAGTCCGCATGCACGTTGCAGTCCGCCACCCAGAAGGGCACATACAGCCCGGTGATTTTCTCCAGGTTCTGCTTCTCCTTGAACGCCTTTGGCAGGAACCAGCGCTTTTTGCACCAGTCGGAGAAAATATGCAGCGCCTCCTCCTTGGTGATCTTGAAGGGCAGCACCTTGCCGGGCTTGTATTCTCCCGACAGCCGTCCCTTGAGGATCACCGGGTTGTGGCAGTAGTAGCAGAATGCCGCAGCGGTGTTGTCATCCGCCACGATCTGGGCGCCGCAGCTTCCGCATTCATACAGGTTTGAATGCTCTGCGAACTCCTGCTCCTGCTGTAGCTCCTCCGGGGAGCGGCTCAGATCCGTTTCCTCGTTTTCCTTGCACACCTGCTTGATTTCCGCCTCGGAAAACAAGCTCCGGCAGTATTCACAACCAAACTGCTGCTTCCCCGGGTCGAATTTCAATTCGCCGCCGCAGTTGGGGCATTTATATTGGATCGCCTCCAAATACAATCAACTCCTGTCTATCAAACAGCATCCAAGCCCGGTGCATCCCCGACACACCGGACTTGCCAATGCCAATGTATGCCCTTAGCCTCTTTTTCTGCCGCAGTTGGAACAGAATGCCCCCTCATTCACCGAGCCGCAGGCACAGGTCCATGTCCCTGCCTGGGGTGCCGGACTGCCGCAGCTGGGGCAGAATTTCCCCGTATTCACCTGACCGCATTTGCAGGTCCAGCTGCCTGCCGGTGCCGGCTTTGCGCCGCCGCAGTTGGAACAGAACTTGCCGCTGTTCATCTGACCGCACTGACAGGTCCATGCCCCGTCGTCCATCTGCTGTACTGCCCCATTGGGCTTGAGCGCCTGGGCTGCCTGCTGCTGTTGCTGCATCTGCATCTGTGCCGCATTGGTGGCAGAAGCCGCACCCATAAAGTTCCCGGCTGCGTTCATGCCCATGCCCATTGCCATAAAGGCGTTGCCTGCACCGGCGGTGTTGGAGCCTGCCGCCTGGATGCCCCCTGCCACGGTGGACTGCACATAGCCCTCCCGGATGGTAGCGTCGGACAGCATTGCGCCCTGGTTCCGCATATTGATGAGCTTCTTGCTCTCCTCGTCGTAGCTGATGCTTGCCACGCCCACGGAGACGATCTCCATACCACGCAGCTCATTCCAGTCTGCATCCAGCACATTGCTCATGTACTTTGCCAGCTCCAGGCTCTTGGAGGGCAGTGCGGAGATCCGCTGACCGTCCACGGACATCTGCCCGATGGCAGCCTGCAATGCGCTGAGGAATTCGTCAAAGTACTGGTCGTTGATATCGTTGATGTCCACATGCTCCGCATTCCGGGGCACAGCCTCGCTGAAGAACTTCAGCGGATCGGTGATCTTGATGGAGTAGCTGCCGTGGCACCGTACAAACAGCTCTGCGTTGTAGAAATTGTCAAAGTACTGCAATGCATTCCGCGTGCCGAACTTGATGCCCTTGATCTCCTGCAGGTTGATAAAGTACACCTGCTGGGATCCGGAGGGCTGCCCACCGAATTTGATCCGGCTGAAGGTTTCCTTGATGGAGTCCTTCAGCTCCCCGTTGAACATGGAGGGGGTGGAGGACAGGTATACTTCATAGTAGCCCGGCTCGGCAGAGTAGTCGATGATCTTGCCGCCGTCCACCAGCAGCATCATCTGGTTGACTCCCACATGGATCACGGAGCCGTTGGAAATAATATTTTCCGTCCCCTTCTTGTTGCTGCTGCGCTTATTGCTCACCTGCACCCCTCTGGTGCAGACTGTGGTTGCTGTCATATTATCCGGCTCTACGACCTCCAGCCAGGAATCCGCCAGGCCGCCGGTTACGGCACCTGCAACTGCTTTCAAAATGCCCATATACTTACCTCCGATTTCATCGTTCTTGGCAGCACATTCTCCATGCTGCATGGTGATATTATAGCATACCGCCGCCAAAAAAGCAAGATATTTTAGTCAATACCGCAAAAATGCTGCACCATATCACCGAATGTGCGCAAAACGCCCGGAGACATGCTCCGAGCGTTTCTGATGTGTTATGATTTTCCTGCCGGGAAGATCAGCTCCGGGATCTTCTGGTACATCTGCTCTGCGGAGGCGGAAACCTGGTCAAAGCCGCCGCAGTCGTCCACCCCGTTGGAGGTCCAGGCAAAGACCCCCTGCCAGCCGTTGCTGTATGCGGAATCCGTACACTGGGTCAGGGGCTTCTTTGCGTTTTTCAGGCCCTCCGCCGGGCATTCTCCCAGTACCACCGGCCGATCCACCGGCATGCCGAAGTCCTTGGGGGATTTTTCAAAGGCGTTGCCCCAGTTTGCCACCTGCCACTCGTAGAAGTGGGGAGAATAGTAATCCAGGAATGCGTCCTCTCCGGCAAAGCCCTTGAGCACCTTGTCGGACACATAGTTGCCGCTGTAGTTGTCGCTGTTGTACTTGACCATGCCCATACCAACCGTTACCAGCACATCCGAGTTCTGATGCACCCCGGCGGCACACTGGGCAAAGAACCGGGACAGATCCTGCCACTGGAGCTGTCCGCATTCGGAATTCTC from the Ruminococcus champanellensis 18P13 = JCM 17042 genome contains:
- the guaB gene encoding IMP dehydrogenase, encoding MLSDANKFSKEGLTFDDVLLIPGESDVTPNMIQLGTTLAGKVKLKTPIMTSAMDTVTESKMAIAIAREGGIGIIHKNMSIEKQADEVDKVKRSENGVIVNPFSLTENHFVYDADELMGKYKISGVPIVDNEGKLVGIITNRDMRFMTDFNTRIADVMTKDNLVTAPVGTTLQEAQEILRAHKIEKLPLVDQDGYLKGLITIKDIEKSVQYPNSARDERGRLLCGAAIGVTADILDRAKALIDAQVDVLVLDSAHGHSANIMRCVKMVKEAFPDTPVIAGNIATAEAAEALIQAGADALKVGIGPGSICTTRVVAGIGVPQITAVYDVACVAEKYGIPVIADGGIKYSGDIVKALAAGANVVMLGSLLAGCEEAPGATEIFQGRQFKVYRGMGSLGAMECGSKDRYFQEGAKKLVPEGVEGRVPYKGVVADTIFQLCGGIRSGMGYCGCKDIPTLHEKAKFVRITGAGLKESHPHDIYITKEAPNYSAQI
- a CDS encoding DUF2975 domain-containing protein, with the protein product MKWTPTASLRLTTILNWVALGVVTFLMFFIPVMAKWYDDVSLAPPIFLPLCICLYLSAGLGLTALLSLARLLHNLNRNRIFVAQNVTCLRLISWCCFGVALVFLVLAWFRSLGLLVAFAAAFFGLILRVLKNVFARAVALQDEADYTI
- a CDS encoding helix-turn-helix domain-containing protein, with product MPIVVNLDVMMAKRKISSSQLAEQIDLTPANLSILKNNKAKAMRFSTLARICKALDCQPSDILEYIPEEEDTHD
- a CDS encoding DUF4173 domain-containing protein, whose protein sequence is MTEQNPDLRIPEPVPDPKPDEAPAPDAAATPDPAAQSGEQTFVYAGLPRIPAHFTRSQKLLAFCCPLAGFGVLRYMILHALGLPATLVCWGVLTLGILFLKRTPRIRFTWSHRCMAAVLYLFPLLFCISDNKTMTGLCALYELAGIPFFFYHVASGEAALPRCLPLALYKALLDYPGQNNLMFPAIRQCLQKRKLSRNALYVLGGLLLGLPLTLLVYALLLSVDQNMGILTDWIRADWYRNLMIYLVQLLLGLPIGMFLYNSLYNNATRRNIRSLRQSDCTRILEGMRIAPGMLLYAIMTPVCFVYAVYIGLQASYLFSGFAGTLPEGFSYAGYARSGFFELCFLSVLNFLLIALLFLTCRRQGDARPLPLRIYSSILCVITLLLIATSESKMCLYISEMGLTPKRVYTAWFMLFLALVFLMLLLRQFRPRFHLARGVLVTGTLMLGLLAFSLPDAWIAAYNLNAYKAGKLPQLHISDFVDLSDDAYLLYPDYRQQLEEMSPSVYEIHLTRRWEKDAKDPFRQYNYATWRFMKRYLP
- the rlmH gene encoding 23S rRNA (pseudouridine(1915)-N(3))-methyltransferase RlmH; translated protein: MMQVRLVTVGKLKEQYLREACAEYAKRIGRFAKLQILELEEARLPENPGEKEIAQALEAEASAIEKACAGYVIALCIEGKQQKSEAFAGLLTRLGVQGQGTVTLVIGSSFGLAERIKRRADLRLSMSEMTFPHQLARVMLLEQLYRAFQIQAGGKYHK
- a CDS encoding MBL fold metallo-hydrolase, translating into MARIYPLFSSSKGNASFVGSPHGGVLIDAGVSCKRLMQALGDCGIPESAIRGIFITHDHSDHIKGLRMVTKRLKVPVYAQAQTLEKLIAGEHLAPGCPAQVMEGAVTAGDAELTAFDIPHDTVQSCGYRIRTGDGRTCAVCTDLGHVTPTVHQALLGCDLVLLEANYDPRMLANGPYPGYLKQRIASERGHLSNPDSGALAAALVAAGTTRLILGHLSQENNTPALAEQTVEQALGQFRRNGDYLLEVAPVETTGRMVVF
- a CDS encoding UDP-N-acetylglucosamine 1-carboxyvinyltransferase → MDKFIIKGGRKLMGEVEISGAKNAAVAILPAVILADEPCVIENVPNISDVSISLRILYEMGAQVDMLNETTYRIDPRGILNCCVPYESARQMRASYYFLGALLGKYHRARVSMPGGCPLGDRPIDQHLKAFTALGAKCTIDHGMVDVTADRLRGSQIYLDVVSVGATMNAILAAVRAEGLTVIENAAKEPHIVDLANFLNSMGADIMGAGTDVIKIRGVGHLHSTTYAVIPDQIEAGTFMIAAAATKGDVLIKNVTPKHLEPITNKLEKIGVNIEEFDDSVRVWVDGPLVKTSIQTMPHPGFPTDMQPQITTLLCLAEGTSIVKEGVWEQRFRYVDELRRMGADISVDGKVAVIEGTGKLMGAPVKACDLRAGAALIIAGLAATGVTEIEDIYHIERGYACMEQKLQKLGADIVKKSFPGVSVKKAM